In Athalia rosae chromosome 6, iyAthRosa1.1, whole genome shotgun sequence, one DNA window encodes the following:
- the LOC105682977 gene encoding pro-resilin-like → MFQRWIRNNPTGKESGGYSLPSTILLLTILGTVLGDPQGAAYLPPTGNPGGRPASGHPDDWAGDPANYEFSYEVQDAASGLDFGHREMRKDEEATGTYHVLLPDGRTQIVDYVADGGGYRPMVRYEGTASFPAPSPGGGGGPGGSNEGYRY, encoded by the exons ATGTTCCAAAGATGGATCAGAAATAATCCCACGGGGAAAGAGAGTGGCGGCTACTCATTACCATCG ACGATTCTCTTGTTGACGATTCTGGGGACAGTCCTAGGAGATCCCCAAGGAGCGGCGTACCTACCACCGACTGGAAATCCGGGTGGCAGACCCGCCTCGGGGCATCCGGATGATTGGGCTGGT GACCCAGCGAACTACGAATTTTCGTACGAGGTGCAGGACGCGGCGTCCGGTCTGGATTTCGGTCATAGAGAAATGCGCAAGGACGAAGAGGCCACCGGAACTTATCACGTCCTCCTACCGGACGGAAGGACTCAGATAGTCGACTACGTAGCCGACGGAGGAGGATACCGACCGATGGTTCGTTACGAGGGTACAGCCTCTTTTCCTGCCCCTTCAccaggaggaggaggaggtccCGGCGGTAGTAACGAAGGATACAGATACTGA
- the LOC105682963 gene encoding pro-resilin, which produces MFKCVLATAVLALALARPEPPVNSYLPPGRGGPGGGGGGGGSGPPSSQYGAPGFGGGSGSGNGGNGGFGSGGAAGRPSSSYGAPGAGGNGGGFGGGENGGGGSGGRPSSSYGAPGAGGSGGGGGGGGSGGRPSSSYGAPGAGGNGGFGSAGGFGGGSGGGRPSDSYGAPGAGGGGNGFGGAGNGNGGGNGRPSSSYGPPGAGGSGGGFGGSGGSGGNGGGRPSSSYGAPGSGGGNNGGFGGGGSGNGGRRPSDSYGAPNAGGSGGGFGGGANGGGRPSSNYGAPGAGGNGGGFGGSGGSGGNGGGRPSSNYGAPGAGGNGGSGRNGGGTPSSSYGPPNVGGNTGGGGFGGGDGGSNGYSSGGPGGNGGGFGGGSGNNGGGSGGYGSGGEENEPAKYEFSYEVKDDESGSNFGHTETRDGDRAQGEFNVLLPDGRKQIVEYEADQDGFKPQIRYEGEANDGGYGSGGPGGNGGGSGGGSGGNGGYPSGGPGGNGGGGFGGGSGGGNGGYPSGGPGGNSGGGFGGGNGGGNGGYPSGGPGGNGGGGFGGGSGGGNGGYSSGGPSGGGNGGGFGGGNGGGFGGGSGGGGGYPSRGQNGGGNGGGFGSGGSGGNGGYSSGGPSGGNGGSGFGGGRGSGGGSGGNGNGNGGYPSGGPSGGGNGNGYPSGSGGDAASNGGYQY; this is translated from the exons ATGTTTAAG TGCGTCTTGGCGACCGCCGTTTTGGCGTTAGCTCTCGCTAGGCCAGAACCTCCGGTAAACTCCTATTTACCACCGGGCAGAGGTGGTCCTGGTGGGGGTGGTGGGGGTGGCGGTAGTGGACCTCCGTCGAGTCAATACGGAGCACCAGGTTTCGGGGGTGGTTCCGGTTCCGGTAACGGAGGTAACGGCGGTTTCGGCAGCGGTGGTGCAGCCGGCAGACCTTCGAGCAGCTACGGAGCTCCTGGGGCCGGAGGAAACGGAGGTGGATTCGGAGGAGGTGAAAATGGAGGCGGCGGTAGCGGTGGAAGACCGTCGAGCAGCTACGGTGCCCCAGGAGCAGGTGGaagtggaggtggaggtggaggtggcggTAGCGGTGGAAGACCGTCGAGTAGCTACGGTGCCCCAGGAGCAGGTGGAAATGGAGGATTTGGAAGCGCAGGAGGATTCGGCGGTGGAAGCGGGGGTGGAAGACCATCCGACAGTTACGGGGCACCTGGTGCCGGAGGCGGTGGCAACGGATTCGGTGGGGCAGGCAATGGAAATGGGGGTGGTAACGGAAGACCGTCCAGCAGCTACGGACCTCCTGGTGCCGGGGGTAGCGGAGGCGGATTCGGAGGAAGTGGAGGAAGCGGTGGAAACGGTGGCGGTAGACCTTCCAGCAGCTACGGTGCTCCTGGTTCGGGAGGTGGTAATAACGGTGGATTCGGGGGAGGTGGAAGTGGAAACGGAGGCAGAAGACCGTCCGACAGTTACGGAGCTCCCAATGCAGGAGGGTCAGGCGGAGGCTTCGGCGGAGGAGCAAACGGGGGTGGAAGACCGTCGAGTAACTACGGAGCTCCTGGTGCCGGAGGTAACGGAGGTGGATTCGGAGGAAGTGGAGGAAGTGGTGGAAACGGTGGCGGCAGACCTTCCAGCAACTACGGAGCTCCTGGCGCAGGTGGCAACGGCGGATCCGGAAGAAACGGCGGTGGCACACCTTCGAGTAGCTACGGACCTCCGAACGTGGGTGGCAACACCGGTGGCGGAGGATTCGGAGGTGGTGACGGTGGAAGTAACGGCTACTCTTCCGGAGGACCTGGTGGAAACGGTGGTGGTTTCGGCGGTGGTAGCGGCAACAATGGTGGTGGAAGCGGAGGTTACGGAAGCGGTGGCGAAGAAAAT GAACCAGCCAAATACGAGTTCTCGTACGAAGTTAAGGACGACGAGTCCGGGAGCAACTTCGGTCATACCGAAACCCGCGACGGCGACAGAGCCCAGGGTGAATTCAACGTCTTGTTACCGGACGGCAGGAAGCAAATCGTCGAATACGAAGCCGATCAGGACGGTTTCAAGCCTCAGATAAGATACGAAGGCGAGGCTAACGACGGAGGATACGGTTCCGGTGGTCCAGGAGGCAACGGTGGAGGCAGCGGAGGTGGTTCAGGTGGAAACGGTGGATATCCCTCGGGAGGTCCAGGTGGAAACGGTGGCGGAGGATTCGGCGGCGGTAGCGGGGGCGGCAACGGTGGTTATCCCTCAGGAGGTCCGGGTGGGAACAGCGGCGGGGGATTCGGAGGTGGTAACGGTGGTGGAAACGGTGGCTATCCCTCAGGAGGTCCGGGTGGTAACGGTGGCGGAGGATTCGGAGGCGGCAGCGGGGGTGGAAACGGTGGCTACTCGTCAGGAGGGCCAAGTGGAGGTGGAAATGGCGGCGGGTTCGGAGGAGGTAACGGAGGTGGATTCGGTGGGGGATCAGGTGGTGGCGGAGGATATCCTTCCAGAGGTCAGAACGGCGGAGGAAACGGAGGCGGCTTCGGGAGCGGTGGAAGCGGAGGAAACG GAGGCTACTCGTCCGGCGGTCCGAGCGGAGGTAACGGGGGATCCGGATTCGGAGGTGGTCGCGGTTCGGGAGGAGGTTCAGGTGGAAACGGTAACGGAAACGGTGGTTATCCTTCCGGGGGTCCTAGCGGGGGTGGTAACGGCAATGGCTATCCATCAGGCAGCGGAGGTGACGCGGCGTCAAATGGCGGGTATCAGTACTAA
- the LOC110116814 gene encoding uncharacterized protein LOC110116814, whose amino-acid sequence MRRETGSLCIYVFVVLAINLLTYFATVTADCGPLFDFTWILNHFPTFAEALVLAGFLTPLRKIQERFSKANEIILKSLTPGKISVILLRSINVNDALRLRLARRVHHQLHDAAQLLNESYGPRLLLIFLMTFFSILFHLRSALGLVEITIARLDIALHFAWICFDVAKYLHVASVCRDTVKESKTAEEFFIEASVSGETNGLNDEIKAFSRQLMNQKLKFTICGIVSIDFPKRMMIYTLILIYFFPFVRTV is encoded by the exons ATGCGACGAGAGACCGGCAGCTTGTGCATCTACGTCTTCGTCGTTCTTGCGATTAATCTATTAACGTATTTTGCCACCGTTACCGCAGACTGCGGTCCCCTGTTCGACTTCACCTGGATTTTGAACCACTTCCCCACCTTCGCGGAGGCCCTTGTCCTCGCGGGGTTTCTCACACCGCTTAGAAAAATCCAGGAAAGATTCTCCAAGGCGAATGAAATAATCCTGAAATCTTTGACACCGGGAAAAATCAGCGTCATACTATTGCGGTCGATAAACGTCAACGACG CTCTCCGACTGAGGCTGGCCAGGCGCGTTCATCACCAACTGCACGACGCCGCGCAACTCCTCAACGAGTCCTACGGTCCCAGACTGCTGTTGATTTTTCTCATgacttttttctcgattctttttcatctacgAAGTGCCCTCGGTCTTGTTGAAATTACGATCGCCAGGTTGGACATCGCGCTTCACTTCGCATGGATCTGCTTCGACGTAGCGAAATATTTACACGTGGCCAGCGTGTGTCGCGACACGGTGAAAGAA TCAAAAACGGccgaggaatttttcatcgaagctTCCGTATCGGGGGAAACTAATGGCCTGAACGACGAG ATAAAGGCATTCTCTCGCCAGctaatgaatcaaaaattgaagttCACGATATGCGGCATCGTCTCGATTGACTTTCCAAAAAGGATGATG atttacACATTGATCCTGAtctacttttttcccttcgttcgaACGGTGTAA